GGCGCCATGTTCTTCCAGTGGCGGGCCTCCCGGGGCGGGTCCGAGCAGTGGTACTCGGGGATGGTGCCGCACGCCGGGCCCGACTCGCGGGTCTTCCGAGAGGTGTGCGAACTCGGCGCCGCGCTGCCTCGGATCCGCGGGGTCGCCGACGCCCCGGTCCGGGCCGACGCGGCGATCACCTGGGACCCGGAGTCCTGGTGGGCGATGGGGGCCGCCTCCCTGCCCGACTCGGGCCTCGACTACCTGGAAGCGGTACGGCAGGTCCACCGGGTGCTGTGGCGGGCGGGCCGCACCGCGGACTTCGTCCGCCCCGACCGGCCGCTGCCCCGGGTGCCGCTGCTGGTCGTGCCCTCGCTCTACCTGATGTCCGACCAGGCGAGCGAGCACCTGACGGAATACGTGGAGGGTGGCGGCACCCTCGTGGTGACCCCGTTCAGCGGCATCGCCGACCCCCGGGGCACCGTGCGGACCGGCGGCTACCCGGGTGCGCTGCGCGAGCTGCTCGGCGTCCGGGTGGAGGAGCTGCGCCCCGCCCCGGACACGGAGCAGTTCGACACCGGCCTCGGCCCGGTCCGCGGCTGGACCGAGGCGGTCCGGCTGACCGGGGCGGAGGCGGTGGCCGTCCACCGGTCCGGTCCCTTCTCGGGGGAACCCGTCCTGACCCGCAACCGCCGGGGCTCGGGGACCGCCTGGTACCTGTCCGTCCGGTTGGACGACGCGGCGCTGGGCGCCCTGCTCGCCGGGGTCGGGCCGCAGGGCTCCGGGCCGCAGGCCACCGCCGGTGACCTGCGGCCCGCGCCCGGTCCCGCGGGGGGACCGGACGCGGGGGAGCCAGGCGCGGGGGTCGAGGTGGTGCGGCGCACCGAAGGCAACCTCGTCTGGGTCTTCGTGCTCAACCACACCGAAACCCCCTACCGGGCCGACCCCGCCTCGCTGGGGCTCGCCCCCGGCGCCGTGGACCTGTTGACGGACACGGCGGCCGAGGGCATGACCGTTCGCGGCGGCGGGGTCGCGGTCCTGCACGGTCGGCTCAGCCCGTGATCGGGAGGTCGGCCCCCTCCCGCAGCAGCACGGGGACCCGGTCCAGCGGGGCGTCGATCGTGACCACCGTGCCGCCCGGGTGGACGCTCCCCGTCCACGGGTCGGTCCAGGACTCGCCCGCCGGAAGGTAGACGTCCCTGGTCCGCGCCCCGTATTCGGTCACCGGGGCGACCAGCACGTCCGGGCCGAACAGGAACTGGTCGCCCTCCTGCCAGGCCCTCGGGTCCTCGGGGAAGTCGACGAACACCGGGCGCATCGGCGGTAGCCCCCTTTCGTGGGCGAGGCGCATCTGCTCCATCACGTAGGGGCGGAGCCTCTCGCGCAGGAAGAGCAGCCCGCTCACGAGTTCGTAGACCTCCTCCCCGTAGGACCACACCTCGTTGGGGCCGCCGGACATCTCCGGGTAGAGGTCGTGCGAGAACGGCTCCCGGTACCCGTGCAGACGGAACAGCGGGCAGAAGACCCCGTACTGGAACCAGCGGACCAGCAGTTCCCGGTACTCGGGCGACTCCTGGTCGCCGCCGTGGAAGCCGCCGATGTCCGTCGTCCACCAGGGGATGCCGGACATGGCGACGTTGAGTCCGGCTCGGACCTGGGTCCGCAGGGAGTCGAAGGTGGGGGCGATGTCGCCCGACCACAGGGCCGCGCCGTGGCGCTGGCTGCCCGCCCAGGCCGAGCGGCACAGGGTGATCACCTGTTCCTCGCCCACCGCCGTCATGCCCTCGTGGAAGGCGCGCGCGTGTTCGAGCGGGTAGATGTTGCCCACCTCGGTACCGGGGCCCGCGTGGTAGCGCAGGTTCTCCGGATGGCCGGGCTTCAGCTCGGGTTCGCAGGCGTCGAGCCACCAGACCCGGATCCCCAGGGAGTGGTAGTTGCGGCGGATCCGCTCCCACAGGTACTCCCGGGCGGCGGGGTTGGTGGGGTCGTAGAACGACACCTGCACCTGGGAGTCCACCCCCTTGTCGGCCCAGTCGGCGTGCACGGGCGGACCCTGTTCGGTGGCCACGAGATAGCCGCCGGCCAGCATTTCGGCGTGGTTCTCGCTCAGCGGGCTCACCGAGGGCCACACGGAGACCATCAGTTCCACCCCCATCTCGCGGAGCTCGTCCACCATGGCCTCGGGGTCGGGCCACTCCTGCGGGTCGAACTTCCAGTCGCCCAGGTGGGTCCAGTGGAAGAAGTCGCTGACGATCACCGACAGCGGAAGCCCGCGACGCCGGTACTCGCGGGCCACCGCCATGAGCTCGTCCTGGGTGCGGTAGCGAAGCTTGGACTGCCAGAAGCCGGAAGCGAACTCCGGCAGCATCGGCGGATGCCCGGTGGCCTCCGCGTAACGGGCCATGATGTCGGCGGGGCCCTCACCCGTGGTGACCCAGTAGTCGATCTGCCGGGAGCTGTCGCTCACCCAGCGTGTCCCGTTGTCGGCCAGTTCGACCCTGCCCGTGGCGGGGCTGTTCCAGAGCATGCCGTAGCCGCGCGAGGAGACCAGGAAGGGGATGGTGACCTCGGCGTTGCGCTGGACGAGGTCGATGACCGCGCCCTTCTGGTCGAAGAGTCCGTGGGTGTGCTGGCCCAGGCCGTGGATCCGCTCGCCCTCGTAGGCTCTGAAGCGCTGTTCGATCCGGTAGTAGCCGTTGCCGGTGGAGGTGTAGACGCGGGGACCGGGCCACCAGAAGTGGGCGCGCTCCTCGGCCAGCAGCTCCTCGCCTGCCCGGGTGAAGCGGAGCATGCCGTCCGCGCTCACCTCCAGGGTGAGGGAGCCGCTGACCAGGACGGCGGTGTCGCCGAGGCTGACCCGGGCCGACCCCGGGGGGCGTTCGCCCAGCGCCCCGGGCAGGTCCTCGCGGAGGTTGGACAGGGCGGCGCGAACACGGATGCCGTCGGTCCCCCAGGCCTGGGCGCGCAGTACCTGGTGGCTGCCGCGCCACTCGAATCCGTCCTCGATCTCGTTGAACACGTGGATCCTTCCTGTACGGGGTTACAGAGGTGTCGAAGCGCTTCGACAATGAACCTGGTGCGGGCTGGGAAGGTGCGGATGACGGGGGTGGGTGGCAGGGGGGCGGGGCGGAGCCGCCGGGCCTCTCAGGCCCGGCGCGCGGTACTGCCCCGGTCGGTGAGCCCGGGCTCCAGCAGGGTGGTCCCCGGTTCTCCGAGGCCGTCGATCTTGTCCATGAGCAGGCCGACGGCTCGGCCGCCGAGCTCCTCGGCCGGCAGGTCCACGGAGGTCAGTTTCGGCAGCCCGGCCGGGGCCGGGCCGATGACGACGGTCGACAGGTCCGGCGCGGTGCGGCCGTGTTCGGTGAAGGCCTCCAGCAGCGGACCCACGGAGGGTTCGTTGTGCACGATGAGCCCGGTGAGACCGGGCCGATCGCGCAGCAGGGCACCGGCGACCTCGTCGGCGGTGTCGGGCGAGCAGGGGTGCGGGGTGGCGCGGACGCCCCGGCGGGCGGCTGCCGACTCGAACCCGGTGAGGGTCCGCTCGGCGAAGCCGGTGCGCCGCTGGTAGACCGACGGCGGCTGGCCGACGAAGGCGATGTCGGTGTGGCCCCGGTCGGCCAGGTGGTCCACGCACAGCGCGCCCGCGGCGGCGAAATCGAGGTCTATACAGGTCAGGCCAGCGGTGTCCTCGGGAACCCCGATGAGCACGGAAGGCAGGTCGAGGGAGCGCAGGACCGGCACTCGCGCGTCGTCGGCCTCCACGTCCATCACGATGACGCCGTCCACCATGGCGCTGCCCGCGACCCTGCGCAGGCCGTCGGGGCCCTCGCCCTGGGTGAGCAGGAGGACGTCGTGGTCATGGGTGCGGGCGGCGGTGACGACGGAGACCGCGAAGCGCATGGCGACGGGGACGTGGACGTCGTCGCGCAGGGGGACGACCAGGGCGATGACGTTGGTCCGGCGGCTGGCGAGGGAACGCGCTCCGGCGTGGGGCTGGTACCCGAGGGCTTCGATGCTCTCCCGGACCCGGCGCGTGGTCGACTCCGAGATCGACCGCTTCCCGCTCAGAACGTAGGAGACCGTGCTCGGTGAGACCCCGGCGTGCCGGGCCACATCGGAGATCCGCACCGCACTGCCCCGTCCGTCGTCGAATCGATTCGATGGAATGTTACGCACCCGCCTACCCGGGCGCAATGCCCCGTCGGCGGGATACCCGGGTGAACTGCTCTGCCGAGCGTACCGCCCCCGGCGGAGGGCGTCCCGGGACCGTGATCCGCCCGCACGGGGACCCCGTGTACTGGGACGGACGTCCCCTTCGAGCGTGCCCCGCGGCGGACGGCCGCGAGCACGGCGCTCAGGGTCTCTCGGGGCCCTTCGCTCTGCCTTCCTCGCCTCTGGCGGTGAAGGCCGCCGCGAAGGCGCGGGTCCGGCGTCGGCGCCGGGCCTCCAGGGGGAGGCCCACAGCCACACCCACCAGCATCAACACCCCCGCCACCAGTCCGAAGACAGCCGTCCAGTGCCAGCCGCCGTGCACCCCGTACTGGGCCCCGGCGTTGACCAGGTTCGACAGAGCGACGAGGGTGAAGAGAGCCCCGAACATCCACAGCGGCATCTCGTGTCTGCGGGCCTGGGAGGCCAGGACTCTGGCGATCCGGTCCACCTCGGGCCTGCCGGAGGGCTCGCCCGCGCGGAGTGCTCTCCTGGCGGCGCGCACGTCGGCGGGATCGGTCTCGGCGGGGATCACGCGCCCGCCCACCGAACGGTTCAGGAAGGCGAGGAGAGTGACCGCGAAGAGCGGCGCTCCCAGGGCGGCACCGAGGAACGCGAGGGCGACCAGCAGGTACGGGGGCTGGTCGTCGAAGGAGAAGAAGAAGCCGAGGACGAGCGCCAGAAGGAAGAGCAGGCCGAAGGCCGCCCCCGCCACGCGGGCCGCGTGACGGGGATCGTTCTGGAAGCGGATCTGGATGCGGATCAGGGCATCGGCGAGGCGGTGGGAGGGCCCGGGGGTGGAACTCTGTGTGTTGATGCCCCCGATTATTACCGAAACGGGCGTTCCGTATCCGGTTGTCCACAGGAAGATCTGCGGTGTGGACCCCTTCGGACGGCCCGCCCCGGCGGGCCGCGCCCCGGGCAGAGTTCGGACCGCGCCTGGGACGGGCACGGGGTCAGGGACGTCCGTGGCTGTCGTGGTCCCGGGAGAGGGCTCGCCGGACCCGGGAGGGGACGCTTCGGATGGCGGTCAGCCAGCCTGGCGTTTTGCCTCCAGAGCCTCCATCGCCGCGACGGCGGTGGCGACGGTCTGGTGGACCGGAACCTGACGGTGCAGACCGACCATACGGACGATCTTGGTAACGCGCTCGTTCAGGTGCGCCAGTGACAGCGAACCATTCCGTTCACGGATGGTCCGATAGGCGCTGATGATGACGTTCAACCCGCTGGAGTCCATGAACTCCAGGGCGGACAGGTCCAGGATCAGCCACGGACCGTGGTCGTCGATCGCGGCCCTGATGTGTTCCTGGAGGTCGGCGGCGGTCGCGATGTCGAGTTCTCCCTCGATCGCGACGATGACGCTGCGGCTCTCGAACCGCGTGCTCAGCCCAAGCCTGTGCACGTTCACTCCTCCCGGCCCCACGTTCAGATGGTGAGGGGTCCCTCGCTTAACCATACGCAGCCCGACCGGGAACGACTACCGGGCCCGGTTCCACTCCCACAGAGCCGGTCCGGTGAGGGGCGACACTTGCGCGCCCGAGCGGTCTGGTAAGTCGTTGGACACACACGGTATAAGCGAACCGCCCCCACGGGAATGCCATCAGGCAAGAAATTTTCGCCTCATGGGCGAGAACCCCCTCTGGCCAGGTCGGAATCACCCGTTTACCGTAGGTTATTTCACGACATGAACCCCGGTGCGGTCCGTTGTGCCTCAGGTGTCCGCACCGTCGTCTTCCGCCCGGTCACGTGGTGTCCGCCCGTTCTGAACTCCATCACTCTGGGTGAAGGACTCCAACAGGGTACGCGCCGCCAGAGTGGCCGTGGTCTCACCCGAACGCACCTGCGACTCCATCCTCGGAATGAGTCCGGCCACACCGCGGTCCCGCAGGAACGTGTCCATGAGCTGGTCACGGACCTGGTCCCACATCCAGCTCACCCCCTGGGAACTGCGCCGCCCGGCGAGGGCGCCGTCGCCTTCCAGCACCCGGCGGTGCTCGAGCACGGTCTCCCACACCTCGTCCAGCCCGTCACCGGTCAGGCCGCTGCACGTCAGTACCGGAGGCCGCCACTCGGGGTGCACCGGCTGGAGCAGCCGCAGGGCGCGCGAAAGCTCCCGGGCGGCTTTACGGGCGTCGTCGGCGTGCGGACCGTCGGCCTTGTTCACCGCGACCACGTCCACCAACTCCAGTACACCCTTCTTGATGCCCTGGAGCTGGTCGCCGGTGCGGGCCAGCGTGAGGAACAGGAAGCAGTCGACCATCGCGGCGACGGTGACCTCGGACTGGCCGACCCCCACCGTCTCCACCAGGACCACGTCGAACCCGGCCGCCTCCATGAGCAGCATGGTCTCCCGGGTCGCCCGGGCCACCCCGCCCAGGGTGCCCGCCGTGGGCGAGGGCCGGATGAACGCGTTCGGGTCCACCGCGAGGTCGGCCATCCGCGTCTTGTCGCCGAGGATGCTGCCGCCGGTGCGGGTCGAGGACGGGTCCACCGCGAGCACGGCGACCCGGTGCCCCCGGGAGGTCAGACGGGTGCCGAGCGCGTCGATGAAGGTGGACTTGCCCACGCCGGGCACCCCGGTGATCCCGACCCGCTGCGCCTTTCCGGTGTGCGGGAGCAGGCGCACCAGGAGTTCCTGGGCGGCCCGCGCATGGTCCGGGCGGCGCGACTCCACCAGGGTGATCGCCCTGGCCAGGGTCGGCCGGTGGCCGGACAGGACCCCTTCGGTCAGGGCGTCCACGTCCACCGGACGCCTCCCGCGCACCGCCACGGTCACTCCCCTTCCAGGCCGGAACCGGCTGCCGGTTCCGACCGCACCTGCTGGTCCGACCACACCTGCTGAGTCGGCTGCTCCTGTTGTCCGTACTACCCGTACCGCCCCTGCTACCCCTGCTCCGGCGCCGACGGGTCCAGCCGGTCCTCCAGTTGGTCGAGCAGGTCGATCGCGGCCTCGGCGATCACCGTGCCGGGCGGGAAGATCGCGGCCGCCCCGGCCTCCCGCAGCTCCTCGAAGTCGCCCGGCGGGATGACCCCGCCCACCACGATCATGATGTCCTCGCGGTCGAGCTCGGCCAGCTCCTCGCGCAACGCGGGCACCAGGGTCAGGTGTCCGGCGGCCAGCGAGGACACCCCGACCACGTGCACGTCGGCCTCCACCGCCTGGGCGGCGACCTCGGCCGGGGTCTGGAACAGCGGGCCCACGTCCACGTCGAAACCGAGGTCGGCGAAGGCCGTGGCGATGACCTTCTGGCCGCGGTCGTGACCGTC
This DNA window, taken from Nocardiopsis exhalans, encodes the following:
- a CDS encoding beta-galactosidase, giving the protein MSVLWFGGDHNPEQWPEDVRVQDTELMRRAGVNLVTVGVFSWALLEPREGEFDFGWLDRELDRLDEAGVGVCLATPTASPPPWFGAAHPDAVPVTDQGVRLTHGSRDTYDVTAPAYRAACERIVRALAERYSAHPALRLWHVHNEYGTWSHSAHADRAFRQWLRRRHGDLAALNEAWTTAFWSQHYSDWEHVQTPRATQYLANPAHVLDFRRFLSDAMLDHYLAQRSVLKAASPAVPVTTNWAFGDWVPVDPWKWAEHVDLVAVDDYPSAPGAGAAAQTAFAADLARSYAARVPGGGRPWLLAEQAAGVVYTPGRTVAKAPGEIMRHSLSHVARGSRGAMFFQWRASRGGSEQWYSGMVPHAGPDSRVFREVCELGAALPRIRGVADAPVRADAAITWDPESWWAMGAASLPDSGLDYLEAVRQVHRVLWRAGRTADFVRPDRPLPRVPLLVVPSLYLMSDQASEHLTEYVEGGGTLVVTPFSGIADPRGTVRTGGYPGALRELLGVRVEELRPAPDTEQFDTGLGPVRGWTEAVRLTGAEAVAVHRSGPFSGEPVLTRNRRGSGTAWYLSVRLDDAALGALLAGVGPQGSGPQATAGDLRPAPGPAGGPDAGEPGAGVEVVRRTEGNLVWVFVLNHTETPYRADPASLGLAPGAVDLLTDTAAEGMTVRGGGVAVLHGRLSP
- a CDS encoding glycoside hydrolase family 31 protein, whose product is MFNEIEDGFEWRGSHQVLRAQAWGTDGIRVRAALSNLREDLPGALGERPPGSARVSLGDTAVLVSGSLTLEVSADGMLRFTRAGEELLAEERAHFWWPGPRVYTSTGNGYYRIEQRFRAYEGERIHGLGQHTHGLFDQKGAVIDLVQRNAEVTIPFLVSSRGYGMLWNSPATGRVELADNGTRWVSDSSRQIDYWVTTGEGPADIMARYAEATGHPPMLPEFASGFWQSKLRYRTQDELMAVAREYRRRGLPLSVIVSDFFHWTHLGDWKFDPQEWPDPEAMVDELREMGVELMVSVWPSVSPLSENHAEMLAGGYLVATEQGPPVHADWADKGVDSQVQVSFYDPTNPAAREYLWERIRRNYHSLGIRVWWLDACEPELKPGHPENLRYHAGPGTEVGNIYPLEHARAFHEGMTAVGEEQVITLCRSAWAGSQRHGAALWSGDIAPTFDSLRTQVRAGLNVAMSGIPWWTTDIGGFHGGDQESPEYRELLVRWFQYGVFCPLFRLHGYREPFSHDLYPEMSGGPNEVWSYGEEVYELVSGLLFLRERLRPYVMEQMRLAHERGLPPMRPVFVDFPEDPRAWQEGDQFLFGPDVLVAPVTEYGARTRDVYLPAGESWTDPWTGSVHPGGTVVTIDAPLDRVPVLLREGADLPITG
- a CDS encoding LacI family DNA-binding transcriptional regulator, with amino-acid sequence MRISDVARHAGVSPSTVSYVLSGKRSISESTTRRVRESIEALGYQPHAGARSLASRRTNVIALVVPLRDDVHVPVAMRFAVSVVTAARTHDHDVLLLTQGEGPDGLRRVAGSAMVDGVIVMDVEADDARVPVLRSLDLPSVLIGVPEDTAGLTCIDLDFAAAGALCVDHLADRGHTDIAFVGQPPSVYQRRTGFAERTLTGFESAAARRGVRATPHPCSPDTADEVAGALLRDRPGLTGLIVHNEPSVGPLLEAFTEHGRTAPDLSTVVIGPAPAGLPKLTSVDLPAEELGGRAVGLLMDKIDGLGEPGTTLLEPGLTDRGSTARRA
- a CDS encoding STAS domain-containing protein, translated to MHRLGLSTRFESRSVIVAIEGELDIATAADLQEHIRAAIDDHGPWLILDLSALEFMDSSGLNVIISAYRTIRERNGSLSLAHLNERVTKIVRMVGLHRQVPVHQTVATAVAAMEALEAKRQAG
- the meaB gene encoding methylmalonyl Co-A mutase-associated GTPase MeaB, with the translated sequence MTVAVRGRRPVDVDALTEGVLSGHRPTLARAITLVESRRPDHARAAQELLVRLLPHTGKAQRVGITGVPGVGKSTFIDALGTRLTSRGHRVAVLAVDPSSTRTGGSILGDKTRMADLAVDPNAFIRPSPTAGTLGGVARATRETMLLMEAAGFDVVLVETVGVGQSEVTVAAMVDCFLFLTLARTGDQLQGIKKGVLELVDVVAVNKADGPHADDARKAARELSRALRLLQPVHPEWRPPVLTCSGLTGDGLDEVWETVLEHRRVLEGDGALAGRRSSQGVSWMWDQVRDQLMDTFLRDRGVAGLIPRMESQVRSGETTATLAARTLLESFTQSDGVQNGRTPRDRAEDDGADT